Proteins from a genomic interval of Lactococcus protaetiae:
- a CDS encoding restriction endonuclease subunit S gives MTPEQLKASILQRAMEGKLVPQDPNDEPASELLKRIKAEKEKLIKAGKIKRDKNETEIFRGADGLHYEKFADGTVKEIEVPFEIPESWEWVRLSTISSKIHYGYTASAKEVGNAKLLRITDIQNNQVNWETVPYCDISLDKLPNMQLVENDILIARTGGTIGKSFLIQNVTEVAVFASYLIRVQMVVGNVSDFVKTFIESPNYWVQLQEMSMGTGQPNVNATNLSTLLIPVAPIAEQERIFSRIDELEHNIQQYSDSYQALEKLNKEFPEKLRKSTLQHAMQGKLVPQDPNDEPVEILLEKIRSEKLRLYETGKLKKKDLQETVIYKAEDNSYYQKIQETIEKIEVPYSIPTNWQWLKMQQLNELIMGQSPKGNAVTEFETSNSIEFHQGKSDFTSDILGRSSKYTTQVTKFVSAPSIVMSVRAPVGDVNLLNHNIVIGRGLAAITPYRPMSRNFEYLYLKTLKLDLERKATGSTFKAITGQILQNTLVLLPPLEEQERIVTQVEKFYSQIAQLPR, from the coding sequence TTGACTCCTGAGCAATTAAAAGCCAGTATCTTGCAGCGAGCAATGGAGGGGAAACTTGTTCCGCAAGACCCAAACGATGAACCAGCGAGTGAGCTGCTAAAACGTATCAAGGCTGAGAAAGAAAAACTCATCAAAGCAGGAAAAATCAAGCGAGATAAGAACGAAACTGAGATTTTTCGTGGTGCTGATGGTTTACATTATGAGAAGTTTGCAGACGGGACGGTTAAAGAAATTGAAGTGCCGTTTGAGATTCCTGAGAGTTGGGAGTGGGTTCGGCTAAGTACAATCTCGTCAAAAATCCATTATGGTTATACTGCCTCAGCAAAAGAAGTTGGGAATGCTAAACTTCTTAGAATAACTGATATTCAAAATAATCAAGTAAACTGGGAGACAGTCCCATATTGCGATATAAGCCTAGATAAACTCCCAAACATGCAATTGGTAGAGAACGATATATTGATTGCTAGGACAGGTGGTACGATTGGAAAAAGCTTTCTGATTCAAAATGTGACTGAAGTAGCTGTTTTTGCCTCTTACTTAATTAGAGTTCAAATGGTCGTCGGAAATGTTTCGGATTTCGTGAAAACATTTATTGAAAGCCCAAATTATTGGGTACAGCTTCAAGAAATGTCAATGGGGACGGGACAGCCCAACGTCAATGCGACAAATTTATCTACCTTGTTGATTCCAGTTGCTCCAATAGCAGAACAAGAAAGAATATTTAGCCGTATTGATGAATTAGAACATAATATCCAGCAATATTCAGATAGCTACCAAGCACTTGAGAAACTCAACAAAGAATTTCCAGAAAAACTGCGTAAATCCACCCTCCAACACGCCATGCAAGGGAAACTTGTTCCACAAGACCCGAATGATGAACCTGTCGAGATTTTACTCGAAAAAATCCGATCCGAAAAGCTGAGACTCTATGAGACAGGCAAGCTCAAGAAGAAAGATTTGCAGGAGACGGTCATCTATAAAGCTGAGGATAACTCATATTATCAGAAGATACAAGAAACCATTGAAAAGATTGAAGTTCCTTATTCAATTCCAACTAACTGGCAATGGCTCAAAATGCAACAGTTAAACGAGCTAATTATGGGTCAAAGTCCTAAAGGTAATGCTGTAACTGAGTTTGAAACAAGCAATTCCATAGAGTTTCATCAAGGGAAAAGTGATTTTACTTCTGATATTCTAGGACGCTCTTCAAAATACACAACTCAAGTTACAAAATTCGTTTCAGCTCCAAGTATTGTAATGTCAGTAAGAGCACCTGTCGGAGATGTAAATTTGCTTAATCATAATATTGTGATTGGTCGTGGTTTAGCAGCAATAACGCCCTATAGACCTATGTCTAGGAATTTTGAATATCTGTATCTCAAAACTCTAAAGCTGGATTTGGAACGAAAGGCAACAGGCTCTACTTTCAAAGCCATAACTGGACAAATTCTTCAAAATACGCTAGTTTTACTACCTCCACTTGAAGAACAAGAACGCATCGTTACACAAGTTGAGAAATTTTATTCTCAAATTGCTCAACTGCCTCGGTAA
- a CDS encoding restriction endonuclease subunit S gives MWEHRDFMEISVFFCSVSSYYEKIGNSEEKLNDISELPNTWRYCRFKDVVSYYLGKTPPRSATEYWGFDIPWVSIADMPENGVITATKEKLSNLAIPLFRDKVSPRGTLLMSFKLTVGRVSILGIDASHNEAIISIFPYFDMENIFRNYLFKFLPNIANGGESKDAIKGTTLNSSSINALLIPIPPMAEQGRITEAVEQFENKISQLV, from the coding sequence ATGTGGGAACACAGAGATTTTATGGAAATTTCTGTGTTTTTTTGTTCAGTCAGCTCATATTATGAGAAGATAGGCAACTCTGAAGAAAAACTTAATGATATTTCAGAGTTACCAAATACTTGGCGATATTGTCGTTTCAAAGATGTGGTTAGCTATTACTTGGGAAAAACACCTCCAAGGTCTGCCACAGAATATTGGGGCTTCGATATACCTTGGGTTTCTATCGCAGATATGCCCGAAAACGGAGTGATAACAGCTACTAAAGAAAAGTTGTCTAATTTAGCTATTCCTTTGTTTAGAGATAAGGTTTCTCCGAGGGGTACTTTGCTCATGAGTTTTAAGCTCACGGTTGGGCGTGTTTCAATTCTTGGGATTGATGCTTCTCACAACGAGGCAATCATCTCCATTTTCCCATATTTTGATATGGAAAATATATTTAGAAATTATCTTTTCAAGTTTCTGCCGAATATCGCAAATGGTGGCGAGTCAAAAGATGCGATTAAAGGAACGACCTTAAATTCGTCAAGTATTAACGCTTTGCTTATTCCTATTCCACCGATGGCGGAGCAAGGAAGAATTACCGAGGCAGTTGAGCAATTTGAGAATAAAATTTCTCAACTTGTGTAA
- a CDS encoding tyrosine-type recombinase/integrase: MNPFELYLRKQGLAENTVRSYLYGTNYFLKNYELKLEDLLEYKGYLLEHFKPKTVNLRIQGINKYLEFIHKDKLKLNFIKIQQKSFLEDVISHADYLFLKRKLRNDGNLKWTFVVWYLGATGARVSELIKIKVEHVEIGYFDIYSKGGKVRRLYIPKRLRTETLKWLENEKRQTGYLFLNRFDEPITTRGIAQQLKNYAEKYGLNPKVVYPHSFRHLFAKNFLSKYNDIALLADLMGHESIETTRIYLRKSANEQQDIVDKVVTW, encoded by the coding sequence ATGAATCCATTTGAACTGTACCTGCGAAAGCAAGGGCTTGCTGAAAACACCGTGAGGTCTTATCTTTACGGTACAAACTATTTTTTGAAAAACTATGAGCTGAAACTTGAAGATTTGTTAGAGTACAAAGGTTATCTGCTCGAACATTTCAAACCAAAAACGGTCAATCTCCGGATTCAAGGAATTAACAAATACCTTGAATTTATTCACAAAGACAAGCTGAAATTGAACTTCATCAAAATTCAACAGAAGTCTTTTTTGGAAGATGTCATCAGCCACGCCGATTATCTTTTTCTCAAGCGAAAACTCCGAAATGACGGTAATCTCAAATGGACTTTTGTTGTCTGGTATTTGGGAGCGACGGGAGCACGAGTCAGTGAACTCATCAAAATTAAGGTTGAGCATGTTGAGATTGGCTATTTTGACATTTATTCCAAAGGTGGGAAAGTCAGGCGGCTTTACATACCAAAACGCTTGCGGACGGAAACTTTGAAATGGCTTGAAAACGAAAAGAGGCAGACGGGCTACCTCTTTCTTAATCGTTTTGATGAGCCGATAACCACACGTGGCATCGCTCAACAACTCAAAAACTATGCTGAAAAGTATGGGCTCAATCCGAAAGTCGTATATCCGCACTCTTTTCGCCATCTTTTTGCGAAGAATTTTTTGAGTAAATACAATGATATTGCCCTGCTTGCTGATTTGATGGGGCACGAGAGCATTGAAACCACTCGAATTTATCTCAGAAAGTCAGCGAATGAACAGCAGGATATTGTGGATAAAGTCGTTACTTGGTAA